In one Geoglobus acetivorans genomic region, the following are encoded:
- a CDS encoding response regulator codes for MKKVLLIADDDSMVQDVLKIMLSDRYEIILASNGKEAVELYKKLKPDIVLMDIVMPGMDGIEATKKIKHIDPDAKVLAITAYASHKGDKMLEAGAVDVIGKPLKKMDLVEKIEKYINSP; via the coding sequence ATGAAAAAAGTGTTATTAATAGCTGACGATGATTCAATGGTTCAGGATGTTCTAAAAATCATGCTCTCAGACCGCTACGAGATAATTCTTGCATCAAACGGAAAAGAAGCAGTTGAACTGTATAAAAAATTGAAGCCAGACATCGTTCTGATGGATATTGTTATGCCAGGTATGGACGGTATTGAGGCCACAAAAAAGATCAAACACATCGATCCTGACGCCAAGGTTCTCGCAATTACTGCCTACGCATCCCATAAGGGCGATAAAATGCTGGAGGCGGGTGCTGTGGATGTTATCGGTAAACCTCTGAAAAAAATGGACCTTGTAGAAAAAATCGAAAAGTACATCAATTCCCCGTAG
- a CDS encoding ATPase domain-containing protein produces MDELVKVKTGIPGFDEIMNGGIVKNSIVLLAGHPGSGKSTFGAQFVYSGALHYGEPGIYVSFAENKREFYRNMRTIGLDFDRLEEKDFRFIEALTIADKEALDAIATSILETADEISAKRLVIDSVTALIALLREKEVRSFLHSTLTRIAKSMGLTTILIADMPIGATTIGQGVEEFIVDGVIVLELTSLRGLTRRLLRIKKMRGVLIPHSAYEFIITDRGVRLYVPLEPMLSGSIGRKRLSTGIPELDKMLGGGLRKGSITLVSGPSGTGKTMIALMFCIEGIVNGEKVVYLSYEESAEQLKNVIRDMKFDLGKLDDNLKIVSYSPQKLTPGLHYEFFRKIHDEFGPSRLVVDGLGALERHYGREEFLEVARNFALLSKAKGTTVVMTALKNLVGGEIAELSTIADNIIALWFEREKDEIKRRITILKERGSIHDKRIRYMDFKEGRVIIR; encoded by the coding sequence ATGGATGAGTTGGTGAAGGTGAAGACGGGCATACCTGGCTTCGATGAGATAATGAATGGAGGCATTGTAAAAAACAGTATTGTACTGTTGGCCGGCCATCCCGGATCTGGAAAGAGCACATTTGGGGCACAGTTTGTCTATTCTGGTGCCCTTCACTATGGTGAACCCGGAATTTATGTTAGCTTCGCTGAAAACAAGAGAGAATTTTACAGGAACATGCGTACCATTGGCCTTGATTTTGATCGGCTTGAGGAAAAGGATTTTAGGTTCATTGAAGCACTCACGATTGCTGATAAGGAAGCACTGGATGCAATTGCAACTTCTATTCTGGAAACTGCCGATGAAATCTCTGCTAAACGTCTGGTCATAGATTCTGTAACTGCATTAATTGCTCTGCTGAGAGAAAAAGAAGTAAGGTCCTTTCTGCATTCAACTTTAACGCGGATAGCCAAATCCATGGGGCTTACCACAATTTTGATTGCTGACATGCCTATCGGGGCTACCACCATCGGCCAGGGTGTGGAGGAATTCATAGTTGATGGTGTCATAGTGCTGGAGTTGACCTCACTTCGAGGACTCACGAGGAGGCTTTTGAGAATAAAAAAAATGAGGGGAGTGCTGATACCACACTCGGCGTACGAGTTCATCATAACTGACAGAGGTGTGAGATTGTATGTTCCGCTGGAACCAATGCTTTCAGGGTCTATTGGGAGAAAAAGACTGTCTACAGGGATACCGGAACTGGATAAAATGCTCGGAGGCGGTTTACGGAAAGGGTCCATTACACTCGTTTCTGGACCAAGCGGTACTGGAAAAACCATGATCGCCTTAATGTTCTGCATCGAGGGTATCGTTAATGGAGAAAAGGTGGTCTACCTGAGTTATGAGGAATCCGCTGAGCAGCTCAAGAACGTCATTCGAGACATGAAGTTTGACCTGGGTAAGCTTGATGACAATTTGAAGATCGTTTCATACAGCCCTCAGAAACTGACACCCGGGTTACATTATGAGTTTTTCAGGAAAATCCACGACGAATTCGGGCCGTCAAGGCTTGTAGTGGACGGGCTGGGGGCTTTAGAACGTCACTATGGCAGGGAAGAGTTTCTGGAGGTTGCAAGAAATTTCGCTTTACTGTCAAAGGCTAAGGGGACGACAGTGGTGATGACTGCGCTTAAAAATTTGGTTGGTGGGGAGATTGCTGAGCTTAGCACCATAGCTGACAACATAATAGCTCTCTGGTTTGAACGCGAGAAAGATGAAATAAAGCGTAGGATTACAATTCTGAAAGAGAGGGGCTCAATACATGATAAAAGAATCAGATACATGGATTTCAAAGAAGGGAGAGTCATAATCCGGTGA
- a CDS encoding PAS domain S-box protein: MSIMVIRNPDDIRDCDIAVIPAGDFDETLLKEAKMHSKFVVVLGNRIDPADPNTADRIAEILSDFELFELIVNQSPDPIIIYNNDQILYANPKAKEFLDSKDLKNTIMDRIHPDYRAFIENGIKKVLRGEEVDSVEVPLIMPDGGELWVEANPSLVNFRGKPAILLIFRDITERKKKDEKLRESEEKFRKVFENSPDLIAILNKDGVFIEVNPSMIKSLGTNPVGKSVHDVLPRDVAERRMQMVRKVIEENTVVSFKDSRDGKYFFNQVIPVEMGGERLCLVISVDITEYLRLGKLLRTIIRVHEAIARAKNREELMKRVEEILADYSAKIRNEPEGTYFGINYGERNYGYLCMENVGDAEKELLQSLAEDLAFAIKAIEDANAKNVLSTHISGNISVLAHLVDKIRNPLTAIRGYAETLIDDDQTREKILRAVDRIVDIIGELDDAWGESEKVLYEPVEV; this comes from the coding sequence ATGAGCATAATGGTAATAAGGAATCCCGACGATATTCGGGATTGCGATATTGCGGTAATCCCTGCAGGAGATTTTGACGAAACGCTCTTGAAGGAAGCTAAAATGCACAGCAAATTTGTTGTGGTTTTGGGCAACAGGATAGATCCGGCAGACCCCAACACTGCCGATAGAATTGCAGAAATACTCTCGGATTTCGAGTTATTCGAGTTGATCGTGAATCAGAGTCCCGATCCAATAATTATCTACAATAACGATCAGATACTGTATGCCAATCCAAAAGCAAAGGAATTTCTCGACTCAAAGGATTTGAAAAATACGATTATGGATCGCATACATCCCGACTATCGTGCATTTATCGAGAACGGGATTAAAAAGGTTCTGCGTGGTGAAGAAGTGGATTCGGTCGAGGTACCGCTCATCATGCCCGATGGGGGCGAGTTGTGGGTGGAGGCGAACCCCAGCCTTGTAAATTTCAGAGGGAAACCTGCCATCCTGCTCATCTTCAGGGATATAACTGAAAGGAAAAAGAAGGATGAAAAATTGCGTGAAAGTGAGGAAAAATTCAGGAAAGTATTTGAGAATTCGCCAGATCTCATTGCGATATTGAACAAGGATGGCGTATTCATTGAAGTAAATCCGTCAATGATAAAAAGCCTTGGCACAAATCCCGTCGGAAAATCCGTCCATGATGTTCTGCCCAGAGATGTTGCCGAACGGAGAATGCAGATGGTGAGAAAAGTTATCGAGGAGAATACAGTGGTCTCTTTCAAAGACAGCAGAGATGGAAAATACTTTTTCAACCAGGTAATTCCTGTGGAAATGGGAGGAGAAAGACTCTGCTTGGTAATTTCTGTTGATATTACCGAGTATCTGAGGCTAGGAAAACTATTGAGGACAATTATAAGGGTTCATGAGGCGATAGCAAGGGCAAAAAATCGTGAGGAGCTGATGAAACGTGTCGAAGAAATTCTCGCAGATTACTCTGCGAAAATAAGGAATGAACCTGAGGGCACGTATTTTGGCATTAACTATGGTGAGAGAAATTATGGTTACTTGTGCATGGAGAACGTCGGTGATGCAGAGAAGGAGCTATTGCAAAGCCTTGCAGAAGATCTGGCATTTGCAATAAAAGCGATAGAGGATGCTAACGCGAAAAATGTACTTAGCACACACATATCCGGCAACATTTCTGTTCTGGCACATTTGGTGGACAAGATCAGAAATCCTCTCACTGCCATTCGTGGGTATGCAGAAACACTAATCGATGACGATCAAACGCGAGAAAAGATACTTCGAGCTGTGGACAGGATTGTTGATATTATCGGTGAGCTTGATGACGCATGGGGCGAGTCTGAGAAAGTACTGTATGAGCCAGTCGAGGTTTAA
- a CDS encoding type II toxin-antitoxin system RelE/ParE family toxin — translation MIFKVKLSKKALKSLEKLDNQSKERIKHKLRLFANNPFSHDVKKLVGTKEPPLFRLRVGEYRIVFWVDWDSKTIYVERIFHRSEGYDAFFE, via the coding sequence ATGATATTTAAAGTTAAACTGAGCAAAAAAGCCTTAAAATCGCTTGAAAAGCTTGATAACCAGAGTAAAGAAAGAATAAAGCATAAACTACGTTTGTTTGCTAACAATCCTTTTTCCCATGATGTTAAAAAGCTGGTCGGAACAAAGGAACCTCCATTATTCCGGTTGAGAGTTGGAGAATACAGGATTGTTTTTTGGGTTGATTGGGATAGCAAAACGATTTATGTTGAAAGGATATTTCACAGGAGTGAGGGTTACGATGCGTTCTTTGAATAA
- a CDS encoding zinc ribbon domain-containing protein has translation MSSEDERIQKIWEHFWRRMDEEHQFGSFFVERVFQKANEIWKRTSPYPLESDTMTITVEDGIFKSTLPSFVLVAALGEVMFEIFHGMFEDVFKGMASKILEEAKTAAVMEIKKDLSSAIIPPKVCKKCSFPNPPTAKYCSECGTYIEEDEDG, from the coding sequence ATGTCATCCGAAGACGAAAGGATCCAAAAAATTTGGGAACACTTTTGGAGAAGGATGGATGAAGAACACCAGTTTGGAAGTTTTTTTGTTGAGAGGGTGTTCCAGAAGGCAAATGAAATCTGGAAGAGAACTTCTCCCTATCCTCTCGAGTCCGACACCATGACGATTACTGTAGAAGATGGCATTTTTAAAAGCACTCTGCCGTCATTCGTCTTAGTGGCAGCTCTTGGAGAAGTGATGTTTGAGATCTTTCATGGAATGTTTGAGGACGTCTTCAAAGGAATGGCAAGTAAAATTCTTGAAGAGGCCAAAACCGCTGCAGTTATGGAAATAAAGAAGGACCTTTCTTCTGCAATAATACCCCCAAAGGTTTGTAAAAAATGCAGTTTCCCGAATCCACCGACAGCTAAATATTGCAGTGAGTGTGGAACATATATTGAGGAGGATGAAGATGGTTGA
- a CDS encoding winged helix-turn-helix transcriptional regulator — protein MLVKDVDGLIFRKINKKPILTMLFLLKSGPKRWSELEKWINKRYLHESTVALIDLGLVEATILRDTPTGSKAYKLTPLGQKIVSLIEQMEKEFEDYHRKVSLPEDAGEFINEPLEEE, from the coding sequence ATGTTGGTGAAAGATGTAGACGGGTTAATATTCAGGAAAATCAACAAAAAACCGATCTTGACTATGTTGTTTCTACTTAAATCGGGACCAAAACGCTGGAGTGAGTTGGAGAAGTGGATCAACAAGAGATACTTGCACGAAAGCACAGTAGCACTTATTGATCTTGGTTTAGTTGAGGCGACCATCCTCAGAGACACACCAACAGGTTCAAAAGCCTATAAACTCACCCCACTCGGCCAGAAAATCGTCTCTCTTATCGAGCAGATGGAAAAAGAGTTTGAGGATTATCACAGAAAGGTGAGCCTTCCTGAGGACGCTGGGGAGTTCATAAATGAGCCGCTGGAGGAGGAATAA
- a CDS encoding PGF-CTERM sorting domain-containing protein, with translation MNPKNHILGLLFALLLVAIQPAHALGVLKIEAPSSASVGEEVEIRVVETLSGDPVEGVTVYVNGAEIGVTDENGVVDYVFDSPGVYVIGATKFGYTPALDISISVEDVSTPVITPTESPTQEPTPETEIYRGLVFKRNILSEVFEYTLSQLEENSEIPDLIEEALDKKPIEPLAFFTDGRHYMILYGDLNLKKSGYYEIEGYSLDATVEFEGMVWTMFEVTEIRELTPEAVDVSDLVANPSSYAGKEIVVNGPFREVAFEIESFGKPVCIGSISTLPVDFGQFAERIKEFGEELIKEPDRETVEEITKFSGVSTFRFEENISGVGSSTQAYWKAVNAEITALTIPASLVKVIFPDELGEFISERGIVLLIERVDIPAERVALSDLTANPGYYNGRVVEIQDIYSAATDISIKDTLAAVFPPAAGSPVDAYFEPMAIFNLPPDSAIIGFGTTGFQQNYGSVDKRVSVDAKYTLKGVVISANAIDERLPSVPALVVFERYRGSIENDLTIPSDQAEEVVKTFNLIKNVATELKGEESKTPELHETPEPHESPEPHETPEPSGTPTPAPSETPAPLQALTLEISPDSITANPGDTINLRLRVDWEPKDWRGKADVKIVLSAAGFKKEYELPDVILENPPIEEEFSYTLPADIPPLTYEAKVIVEAGGQKAEDGVQIKVGVSETPGFEVVLGLAGLVGAVGLRRWMR, from the coding sequence ATGAATCCGAAAAATCATATTCTCGGCCTGCTTTTCGCCCTGTTGCTCGTAGCGATACAGCCGGCACACGCTCTCGGAGTCCTCAAAATCGAAGCCCCATCGAGCGCCTCTGTGGGTGAGGAGGTCGAGATCAGGGTCGTCGAGACCCTGAGCGGTGATCCTGTCGAGGGCGTTACAGTATATGTTAACGGGGCGGAAATAGGCGTTACGGACGAAAACGGAGTTGTGGACTACGTCTTCGACTCCCCGGGCGTTTACGTAATAGGGGCGACCAAGTTCGGCTACACTCCTGCCCTCGACATCAGCATCTCGGTGGAAGATGTTTCGACGCCTGTCATCACACCGACCGAGTCTCCGACCCAGGAACCGACACCGGAAACTGAAATTTACAGGGGCCTGGTCTTTAAACGGAACATTCTCTCAGAGGTGTTTGAATATACTCTTTCTCAGCTTGAAGAAAACAGCGAAATTCCAGACCTGATAGAGGAGGCCCTGGACAAAAAGCCGATCGAGCCCCTCGCTTTCTTCACCGATGGGCGTCACTACATGATCCTCTACGGAGACCTGAACCTGAAAAAGAGCGGTTATTATGAGATCGAAGGATACAGCCTCGATGCGACGGTGGAGTTTGAAGGGATGGTCTGGACGATGTTTGAAGTCACGGAAATTCGTGAATTGACCCCGGAAGCTGTTGACGTGAGCGACCTCGTGGCCAACCCGTCCAGTTATGCCGGCAAGGAGATAGTCGTAAACGGGCCGTTCAGGGAGGTCGCCTTTGAGATAGAGTCCTTCGGCAAACCCGTCTGCATCGGATCGATCAGCACACTCCCGGTTGACTTCGGACAATTTGCGGAAAGAATCAAGGAGTTTGGAGAGGAGCTGATTAAAGAGCCAGACAGGGAGACCGTTGAGGAGATCACGAAGTTTTCTGGCGTTTCGACCTTCAGGTTTGAAGAAAATATCAGTGGGGTGGGATCATCAACTCAGGCATACTGGAAGGCGGTTAACGCAGAAATAACTGCCCTCACTATTCCCGCAAGCCTGGTAAAGGTGATCTTCCCGGATGAGCTTGGGGAATTCATTTCCGAAAGGGGCATCGTTCTGCTGATTGAGAGGGTGGACATCCCTGCAGAAAGAGTGGCCCTCAGCGATCTGACAGCGAATCCTGGTTATTACAATGGAAGGGTCGTTGAGATACAGGATATTTACTCTGCGGCCACCGACATAAGCATCAAGGACACGCTGGCTGCTGTTTTCCCACCGGCCGCAGGCTCGCCAGTGGACGCGTACTTCGAGCCGATGGCAATATTCAACCTCCCCCCAGACTCGGCGATCATCGGATTCGGCACCACCGGATTCCAGCAGAACTACGGGAGCGTAGACAAACGCGTGAGTGTTGACGCGAAGTACACTCTCAAGGGCGTCGTAATATCGGCGAACGCTATCGATGAGCGCCTTCCGTCAGTTCCAGCCCTTGTTGTGTTTGAGAGATACAGAGGAAGCATCGAAAACGACCTGACAATTCCGTCGGATCAGGCCGAGGAAGTGGTCAAGACGTTCAACCTGATAAAGAACGTCGCCACAGAACTGAAAGGAGAGGAATCCAAAACTCCAGAATTGCACGAGACCCCAGAACCCCACGAAAGCCCTGAACCGCATGAGACCCCAGAGCCCTCAGGAACACCGACACCTGCCCCATCCGAAACCCCAGCACCCCTGCAGGCCCTGACCCTCGAGATCTCCCCGGACAGCATCACGGCAAACCCCGGGGACACCATAAACCTGAGGCTCAGGGTGGACTGGGAGCCGAAGGACTGGAGGGGCAAGGCAGACGTGAAGATCGTCCTCTCGGCGGCGGGCTTCAAGAAGGAGTACGAGCTGCCGGACGTGATACTCGAGAACCCGCCTATAGAGGAGGAGTTCAGCTACACCCTGCCTGCGGACATCCCGCCCCTGACCTACGAGGCGAAGGTAATCGTTGAAGCAGGAGGCCAGAAGGCGGAGGACGGCGTGCAGATAAAGGTTGGGGTGAGTGAGACTCCCGGGTTTGAGGTTGTTCTCGGGCTTGCTGGACTTGTTGGGGCTGTTGGATTGAGGAGGTGGATGAGATGA
- a CDS encoding SAP domain-containing protein gives MARLTRKNAAEILSQLKKDQLKEIARIFGLPVSGNKDELINNIVSNTKLSELAKVLESEIKQRDEKREATKIKSENKQKKQEQDVDASKIFKEIVRLLRKITPPKVKNEDELELYVLGLLQGKFESRKIEVVPQTIAVSKGKTTQPDIVVGGAVAVELKYIRGSADADRGIGQATKYASMYPYVVLYYYDPQKRSHHSNSALAKNIELIVYPK, from the coding sequence ATGGCCAGACTTACTCGCAAAAATGCAGCAGAAATCCTATCACAATTGAAAAAAGATCAGCTGAAGGAAATCGCACGAATTTTCGGTCTGCCGGTCTCCGGGAACAAGGACGAGCTGATCAATAATATCGTCTCAAACACCAAGTTATCCGAGCTGGCCAAAGTTCTCGAATCTGAGATCAAACAGAGAGACGAGAAGAGGGAGGCAACAAAAATCAAATCTGAAAATAAGCAGAAAAAACAGGAGCAGGACGTTGATGCCTCGAAGATCTTCAAAGAGATCGTCAGGCTTTTAAGAAAAATCACACCGCCCAAGGTAAAGAACGAAGACGAACTCGAACTGTACGTTCTCGGACTCCTGCAGGGAAAGTTTGAGAGCAGGAAGATAGAGGTGGTACCGCAGACGATAGCAGTCTCAAAGGGAAAAACTACGCAACCGGACATCGTTGTTGGAGGTGCCGTGGCAGTTGAGCTGAAGTACATCAGGGGCTCTGCCGATGCAGATCGCGGAATCGGTCAGGCAACAAAATATGCCAGCATGTATCCCTACGTTGTGCTTTACTATTACGACCCGCAGAAGAGGAGTCACCACAGCAATTCCGCGTTGGCCAAAAACATTGAGCTGATTGTTTACCCGAAGTAA
- a CDS encoding winged helix-turn-helix domain-containing protein, whose translation MPKREKKGLIDYLDTYALRILKSIAEGENSFYSEIMEKSGLVRSNFNRRLNELLNLKLVKVEYVKDPNPNVRRPRALYSLTETGKRILELLEEIERVYKSGVSEDEKFEREAEELLYDEK comes from the coding sequence ATGCCCAAAAGAGAGAAAAAAGGACTTATTGACTATCTTGACACTTATGCCCTCAGAATTTTGAAATCAATAGCCGAAGGTGAGAACTCTTTTTATTCTGAAATCATGGAAAAATCTGGTTTGGTTAGATCAAATTTCAATAGGCGATTGAACGAATTGCTAAATCTAAAATTGGTTAAGGTCGAATATGTTAAAGACCCGAATCCTAATGTCAGGAGACCTCGGGCATTGTATTCGCTTACAGAAACAGGAAAGCGCATACTGGAACTGCTGGAGGAAATAGAGAGAGTTTACAAAAGTGGAGTTTCAGAGGATGAAAAGTTTGAGAGGGAGGCTGAAGAACTTCTTTACGATGAAAAATGA
- a CDS encoding type II toxin-antitoxin system HicA family toxin: MQDVDRLVEELVLALQPVILVHPMHHNQELPEWLVREIRRQRLIELVRREVHGETVEEVSDAEVVAYLYTASLAAPLRTEYARIYLHLARRLLGDRARDIDAPESLTDYELGLLRRLKRELYTARTRKEREMLGFVRADRLLKERGSVFCPKIGYYRVVRL, translated from the coding sequence ATGCAGGACGTTGACAGGCTGGTCGAGGAGCTGGTGCTCGCACTCCAGCCGGTGATCCTCGTCCACCCGATGCACCACAACCAGGAGCTGCCGGAGTGGCTGGTCAGGGAGATCAGAAGACAGAGGCTCATCGAGCTGGTGAGGAGGGAGGTGCACGGTGAGACTGTGGAGGAGGTCAGCGACGCCGAGGTCGTTGCCTACCTCTACACAGCCTCCCTTGCGGCACCACTCAGGACGGAGTACGCCAGGATATACCTGCACCTCGCCAGGAGGTTGCTCGGCGACAGGGCCAGGGACATCGACGCCCCGGAGAGCCTGACCGACTACGAGCTCGGGCTGCTGAGACGGCTGAAGAGGGAGCTCTACACCGCCAGGACGAGGAAGGAGAGGGAGATGCTCGGGTTCGTCAGGGCAGACAGGCTGCTGAAGGAGAGGGGAAGCGTGTTCTGTCCGAAGATCGGGTATTACCGGGTTGTGAGGTTATAG
- a CDS encoding LamG-like jellyroll fold domain-containing protein produces the protein MRKAVALLLALLMLVSPALAATVVVPGLPPVVVPDSPYSGAVLHLPMDEGTGNVTYNAVNPTLNNGTLVDGNSTNTDGVTLPTWVPGKLGYALQFDGEDDYVVISDFSASDPQNAITVTMWANPAEGTTLLNRRSGNLGSISTGWVHWAIGYGSDTKFYFHLTTWDGTSSGGKRTISSQPHQPNNWYFIAMSYDSTTGEFKGYINGKLEASLVIPAGERIIYYDYNDPNAGGIDRRLFIGDFDGSYRAPGKKTIDEVMIFNRALSDEEIQLLYQRGASHRFDTNISINLRQISVPRLDLGRGSAAVEVSFDVSADATNVWIPVPAAATDLSTTSFAYGIDGKVLTIDDNRYVNASSVSFKIPIRIDSATESELPGELYLDSDSKTFEFRKSVRIYNPSDISIMATLSIDPSAIGIANAYLDGSPMSLYNGSLISSVMLSPSESKVMELTASLPVSKQEIEFRSTLDDFLEIDSFDEAYRMAQSVAEGKIDTMTRVIAIETLDFRSFGNRSVVIPLDVKAKDIIEARTLTGSKELLEIREGKDGRAEIVVPATAFNGTAFDMHHAEVKVIYNKKPAWWEGIPFLKSLSGFFEFLKKLFGGG, from the coding sequence TTGAGAAAAGCGGTCGCCCTTCTTCTCGCCCTCCTGATGCTCGTCAGCCCTGCACTGGCGGCGACGGTCGTTGTTCCGGGGCTTCCGCCCGTCGTCGTCCCAGACTCGCCGTACAGCGGTGCGGTGCTTCACCTGCCGATGGATGAGGGGACTGGCAATGTCACCTACAATGCGGTGAATCCGACTCTCAATAATGGCACATTGGTTGATGGAAACTCTACCAACACAGACGGCGTAACATTGCCAACTTGGGTTCCAGGAAAGCTAGGATATGCTTTGCAGTTTGATGGCGAGGATGATTACGTAGTTATTAGTGATTTCTCAGCTTCCGACCCGCAAAATGCAATCACTGTAACTATGTGGGCAAATCCTGCAGAAGGCACCACTCTTCTTAACAGAAGATCGGGTAATTTAGGAAGTATATCTACAGGTTGGGTTCACTGGGCTATAGGATACGGCTCTGACACAAAGTTTTATTTCCACCTTACAACATGGGATGGGACTTCGTCTGGAGGAAAAAGGACTATATCTTCGCAACCACATCAGCCGAACAACTGGTATTTTATAGCTATGTCTTATGATAGTACAACTGGGGAATTTAAAGGCTACATTAATGGAAAACTCGAAGCAAGTTTAGTCATTCCTGCTGGTGAGAGGATAATCTACTATGACTACAACGATCCCAATGCTGGAGGCATTGATAGGAGATTGTTCATAGGCGACTTTGACGGGTCTTATAGAGCTCCTGGTAAGAAGACAATCGACGAAGTAATGATCTTCAACCGCGCTTTAAGCGACGAGGAGATCCAGCTCCTCTATCAGCGCGGCGCCTCACACCGCTTCGACACCAACATCTCCATCAACCTCAGGCAGATCAGCGTACCGCGCCTCGACCTCGGCAGGGGCTCTGCTGCTGTTGAGGTCAGCTTCGATGTGTCAGCCGATGCCACCAACGTCTGGATTCCCGTTCCTGCGGCAGCAACGGACCTCAGCACCACGAGCTTCGCCTACGGCATAGACGGGAAGGTCCTCACCATAGACGACAACCGCTATGTCAACGCCTCATCTGTGAGCTTTAAGATCCCGATACGCATCGATTCTGCCACAGAATCCGAGCTGCCGGGCGAGCTCTACCTCGATAGCGATTCGAAAACCTTCGAGTTCAGGAAGAGCGTCCGCATCTACAATCCGAGCGACATCAGCATCATGGCGACCCTCAGCATCGACCCCTCGGCGATAGGCATCGCCAACGCGTACCTGGACGGCAGCCCCATGAGCCTCTACAACGGCTCGCTGATCTCCTCCGTCATGCTGAGCCCCAGCGAGTCCAAGGTCATGGAGCTGACCGCTTCGCTGCCGGTAAGCAAGCAGGAGATTGAGTTCCGCTCAACCCTCGACGACTTCCTGGAGATAGACAGCTTCGACGAAGCTTACAGAATGGCCCAGAGCGTTGCTGAAGGCAAGATCGACACAATGACAAGGGTGATAGCAATCGAGACCCTGGACTTCAGGAGCTTCGGCAACCGCAGCGTCGTCATCCCGCTTGATGTCAAGGCGAAGGACATCATCGAAGCCAGAACCCTCACGGGCTCGAAGGAGCTCCTGGAAATCAGGGAGGGGAAGGACGGCAGGGCGGAGATAGTCGTCCCGGCAACCGCCTTCAACGGAACGGCCTTCGACATGCATCACGCCGAGGTCAAGGTCATCTACAACAAGAAGCCAGCCTGGTGGGAGGGCATCCCGTTCCTGAAGAGTTTGAGCGGATTTTTTGAGTTTCTGAAAAAGCTGTTCGGAGGTGGATGA